One segment of Ipomoea triloba cultivar NCNSP0323 chromosome 12, ASM357664v1 DNA contains the following:
- the LOC115998374 gene encoding mitochondrial inner membrane protein OXA1-like translates to MAYRRSSITTTRAKLLYDQQRFAPSISHIHRHDDDRKNPESSSENPRLLTHLRHCYFGNRLSPGVGVAGIPFQDRKFSPPPRWAMAPIWMRNMSTSVGEGMNKIEYMSGVAEVLSDKTVEAVASQAPVVNDVAVAAADSYLPVAALQYLIDYVHCVTGFNWWASIVCTTLLIRWLTLPLMIQQLKATSKLALLRPKLDDIRQEMQNRGMAPAAVNEGQQRMKELFNEHKVTPFAAFRGIFIQGPIFVSFFLAISNMAEKVPSFKEGGAFWFTDLTTPDSMYIFPVLTALTFWITVECNAQEGMEGNPSYGTIKNVSRAMAALSIPFTASFPKAVFCYWITSNIFSLSYGLVIKRPQVKKLLGVPIIPPAPPRADQSPGLPFFEAVKKLAAAKEYEAKQAAVEATKSASQEIQSTAVLSQKVRSLEKEVKGRKKGKKRR, encoded by the exons ATGGCTTACAGACGCAGTAGTATAACAACAACTCGAGCGAAGCTTTTGTACGACCAACAACGATTTGCCCCATCAATTTCTCACATTCACCGTCACGACGATGATCGGAAAAACCCCGAATCCAGTTCGGAAAACCCTAGACTTTTAACTCATCTTCGGCACTGTTACTTTGGGAATAGACTTAGCCCGGGTGTTGGTGTCGCCGGAATCCCATTCCAAGACCGGAAATTTTCTCCTCCTCCTCGGTGGGCCATGGCTCCCATTTGGATGAGGAATATGTCGACTAGTGTTGGCGAGGGAATGAATAAGATAGAATACATGTCTGGTGTTGCAGAAGTGCTGAGTGATAAGACTGTTGAAGCTGTGGCTTCTCAAGCTCCCGTGGTGAATGACGTCGCAGTTGCGGCCGCAGATTCGTATTTACCTGTGGCTGCCTTGCAATATTTGATTGACTATGTTCATTGTGTTACTGGATTTAACTG GTGGGCATCAATTGTGTGTACGACTCTTTTAATTAGATGGTTAACTTTGCCGTTGATGATACAACAGCTGAAAGCTACTTCAAAATTAGCG CTTTTGAGGCCAAAGTTGGATGATATAAGACAAGAGATGCAAAATCGG GGCATGGCTCCAGCAGCTGTAAATGAGGGTCAGCAGCGGATGAAGGAGCTATTCAATGA ACACAAAGTTACTCCCTTTGCCGCCTTTAGGGGAATTTTTATACAAGGCCCTATCTTCGTCAGTTTTTTCCTTGCT ATTAGTAACATGGCTGAAAAAGTCCCTTCTTTTAAAGAGGGTGGTGCATTCTGGTTTACTGATTTGACCACTCCGGATAGTATGTATATCTTCCCAGTTTTGACTGCATTGACATTCTGGATAACAGTGGAG TGTAATGCACAAGaaggaatggaaggaaaccctTCCTATGGCACCATAAAAAATGTTTCGAGAGCAATGGCCGCATTGTCAATCCCATTTACTGCAAGTTTCCCAAAG GCGGTTTTCTGTTACTGGATTACCTCCAATATTTTCTCGCTCTCGTATGGATTGG TAATTAAAAGGCCTCAAGTGAAGAAACTCCTCGGTGTACCTATAATACCCCCGGCACCTCCACGTGCTGATCAAAGTCCGGGACTCCCGTTTTTTGAAGCGGTTAAGAAGCTTGCAGCAGCTAAAGAGTACGAAGCGAAACAAGCAGCTGTTGAAGCAACCAAAAGTGCGAGCCAAGAGATACAGTCAACCGCGGTTCTCAGTCAGAAGGTCAGAAGCTTAGAGAAAGAAGTGAAAggaaggaagaaaggaaagaagAGGCGATAA
- the LOC115999194 gene encoding uncharacterized protein LOC115999194 yields the protein MGLLSKTEVNLRRLLATAPQQQNQAKLIHYVATLREQLEQLAEERTPEGLPRVSKAKVNEYSEKIEAIAAKVAVTVEEPQRPLADVYSAETCKAEGESAPHSPTGGLRRRFAPPSNAKDTSHEKVGADQSAPVKLDDAAWTHIDKHRKLQESLTDEMVVLARQLKESSLMMSQSVKNTEKILDSTEKAVEHSLASTGHASSRAMEVYSQSFKTTCFTWLLIFAMTCIFIMVVLLIRVT from the exons ATGGGTTTGTTGAGTAAAACTGAAGTTAATTTGAGGAGACTATTAGCAACTGCGCCACAACAACAAAATCAAGCAAAGCTCATACAT TATGTTGCCACATTGCGAGAACAATTGGAGCAGTTGGCTGAAGAAAGGACTCCAGAAGGACTGCCCAG GGTTTCCAAAGCCAAGGTGAACGAATATTCAGAGAAAATCGAAGCTATTGCTGCTAAAGTGGCTGTCACTGTG GAGGAACCTCAGAGGCCTCTTGCTGACGTATACAGTGCTGAAACTTGTAAAGCAGAGGGAGAAAGTGCACCACATTCTCCTACTGGAGGATTGAGAAGAAGATTTGC GCCACCATCAAATGCTAAGGATACATCTCATGAGAAGGTGGGCGCTGACCAATCTGCTCCCGTCAAACTAGATGATGCTGCATGGACGCATATTGATAAGCACAG GAAACTTCAGGAGAGCTTGACAGATGAAATGGTTGTCTTGGCACGACAGCTGAAAGAGAGTAGTCTCATGATGAGTCAATCCGTAAAAAACACTGAAAAA ATACTTGACTCGACCGAAAAAGCAGTTGAGCATAGCTTGGCAAGTACAGGGCATGCTAGTAGTCGTGCCATGGAAGTTTATTCACAGAGTTTCAAGACGACATGCTTCACATGGCTCTTGATTTTCGCTATGACATGCATTTTTATCATGGTCGTACTTCTCATACGTGTCACATAG